A window from Pseudobutyrivibrio ruminis HUN009 encodes these proteins:
- a CDS encoding AraC family transcriptional regulator: MDRYSKKGYLYDNFKIFHLVDSNLGEIDFHYHDFHKVLIHLSGNTSYSIEGQTFDLQADDIVFVSAGEVHRPIFHDNSPYERIIIYISKEFLAEYSREGNDLSYCFRNAMEKGSHVLRLHSFKNSKVAAAVGKLTTNLGKEDYANELFMQVLFLEFMIELNRAAISDEVEYISTNYAGSKIGEIIHYINEHLAEDLSVDAIAGEFFLSRYYLMHTFKNETGYTIGNYITIKRLSMAQSLINSGVAIVEAAEQAGFGTYSTFLRAYKKTYGTSPKKKAMSQASLSF, translated from the coding sequence ATGGATAGATACTCGAAAAAAGGCTATTTATATGATAATTTCAAGATTTTTCATCTCGTGGATTCGAATTTGGGTGAGATTGATTTTCATTATCATGATTTCCATAAAGTGCTGATACATCTATCTGGAAACACCTCCTATTCCATAGAGGGCCAGACTTTCGATTTGCAGGCAGACGATATTGTTTTTGTCAGTGCAGGAGAAGTTCACCGTCCTATTTTTCACGATAATTCCCCTTACGAGAGAATCATCATTTATATTTCAAAGGAATTTTTGGCAGAATACAGTCGCGAGGGAAATGATTTATCTTATTGCTTTAGAAATGCAATGGAAAAGGGTTCTCATGTTTTGAGACTTCACTCTTTCAAGAATTCTAAGGTGGCTGCTGCTGTCGGAAAGCTCACCACCAATCTTGGCAAGGAGGATTACGCCAACGAACTTTTCATGCAAGTGCTGTTTTTGGAATTTATGATTGAGCTGAATCGAGCTGCAATCAGCGATGAGGTTGAATATATTTCTACCAATTATGCTGGGTCAAAAATCGGAGAGATTATTCATTATATTAACGAACACCTGGCAGAGGATTTGTCTGTGGATGCAATAGCTGGGGAATTTTTTCTTTCCAGGTATTATTTAATGCATACTTTTAAGAATGAAACTGGCTATACCATCGGAAACTATATTACTATCAAGCGTCTCTCAATGGCACAGTCATTGATTAATTCTGGTGTCGCTATAGTGGAGGCTGCTGAGCAGGCCGGCTTTGGTACCTACTCCACATTCCTTAGGGCATACAAAAAGACCTATGGCACTAGCCCTAAGAAAAAGGCTATGTCACAGGCCTCGCTGTCATT
- the dapF gene encoding diaminopimelate epimerase: MKFTKMHGCGNDYVYVNLFEEQLDNPAEVSIKVSDRHFGIGSDGLITIGPSDKADFRMHIYNADGSEAEMCGNGIRCVAKYVYDHKLTDKTEITVETGAGVLTLILYPENGKVQQVRVDMGEPILTPADIPVVSENDQVIDEPIEVGGKTWNITCVSMGNPHAVVFVDDTANFPLEKYGPLFENHERFPKRTNTEFVQVISRTEANMRVWERGSAETWACGTGTCACVMACILNGKTEDKVLVHLRGGDLTIEYDRASNHVFMTGPATEVFSGEIEV, encoded by the coding sequence ATGAAATTTACAAAAATGCATGGCTGCGGTAACGACTACGTTTATGTAAATCTTTTTGAGGAGCAGCTTGATAACCCAGCAGAAGTTTCTATTAAAGTTAGCGACAGACATTTCGGAATCGGCTCAGATGGTCTTATCACAATCGGCCCATCTGACAAGGCAGATTTCAGAATGCACATATATAACGCTGATGGTTCAGAGGCAGAGATGTGTGGTAACGGCATTCGTTGCGTTGCTAAATATGTCTACGACCACAAGCTTACAGACAAAACTGAAATCACTGTAGAAACAGGAGCCGGAGTTCTTACTCTTATCCTTTATCCAGAAAACGGCAAGGTTCAGCAGGTTCGCGTAGATATGGGTGAGCCAATTCTTACACCTGCAGATATTCCAGTGGTTTCTGAAAATGACCAGGTCATTGATGAACCAATCGAAGTAGGCGGCAAGACTTGGAACATAACATGCGTTTCAATGGGCAACCCACATGCAGTTGTTTTTGTAGATGACACAGCAAATTTCCCACTTGAAAAATACGGTCCACTTTTTGAAAATCACGAAAGATTTCCAAAGCGTACCAATACAGAATTTGTTCAGGTTATCAGCCGTACTGAGGCTAACATGCGAGTTTGGGAGCGCGGTAGCGCCGAGACTTGGGCTTGCGGAACAGGCACATGTGCATGTGTTATGGCGTGCATCCTTAATGGAAAGACAGAAGACAAAGTATTAGTTCACCTGAGAGGTGGTGACCTTACCATAGAATACGACCGCGCAAGCAATCACGTATTCATGACAGGTCCAGCAACCGAGGTATTTTCAGGAGAAATAGAGGTATAA
- a CDS encoding UDP-N-acetylmuramoyl-L-alanyl-D-glutamate--2,6-diaminopimelate ligase — protein MKLTTLLEELDYELFAGELDREISTLTYDSRKVEKDSVFVCISGTVRDAHDFIPDVIEKGAGTIIIEKDVETVPGVTYIKVKNSRQALAILSAAYFGHPAKELKTIGITGTKGKTTTTYMVKSILEKAGIKTGLIGTIESIVGEERIPAVNTTPESYRVQELFRQMVDAGLDAVVMEVSSQALMLHRVSGFTFDIGVFTNLEPDHIGENEHKDFEDYMHCKSLLFQQCKVGIFNGDSEHIDGILKGHTCDVIKYGYGKDNDLIAENVELLKEHGALGVKYHIAGKENMDVEVNVPGTFSVYNSLTAVAICKQFDVAEDKIKAALKDVHVKGRIELVPVSKKFTVMIDYAHNAMALDSLLTTLKAYEPGRLVCLFGCGGNRAKSRRYEMGEVSSKLADLTVVTSDNPRNEEPMDIINDILIGVKKADGEYVTIPDRKEAIRYCLVNAKEGDIVVLAGKGHEDYQEIKGVKHHMDERELIEDIIKEDGHDII, from the coding sequence ATGAAATTAACAACTCTTTTAGAAGAATTAGACTATGAGTTATTCGCAGGAGAATTAGACCGCGAAATATCTACACTTACATACGACTCAAGAAAAGTAGAAAAGGATTCAGTGTTTGTTTGCATCTCAGGCACAGTTAGAGATGCCCATGATTTCATTCCAGATGTAATCGAAAAGGGCGCAGGCACTATCATCATCGAAAAAGATGTTGAAACAGTTCCAGGTGTTACTTACATCAAAGTAAAGAACAGCCGTCAGGCTCTTGCAATTCTTTCAGCTGCATACTTTGGTCACCCTGCAAAGGAGCTTAAGACTATCGGTATCACTGGTACAAAGGGCAAGACAACTACCACATACATGGTAAAGTCAATCCTTGAAAAGGCAGGCATCAAGACAGGTCTTATTGGCACAATCGAGTCAATCGTTGGTGAGGAGCGCATTCCTGCTGTAAACACAACTCCAGAATCATACCGTGTTCAGGAGCTTTTCAGACAGATGGTTGATGCTGGCCTTGATGCAGTAGTTATGGAGGTTAGCTCCCAGGCTCTTATGCTTCACAGAGTTTCAGGTTTCACTTTTGACATCGGTGTATTCACAAACCTTGAGCCAGATCATATCGGTGAGAATGAGCACAAGGATTTTGAAGATTATATGCACTGCAAGAGCCTTCTTTTCCAGCAGTGTAAAGTAGGTATTTTTAATGGAGATAGCGAGCACATCGATGGTATCCTTAAGGGACACACTTGCGATGTCATTAAATATGGTTACGGTAAGGACAACGACCTTATTGCTGAAAATGTTGAGCTTCTCAAGGAGCACGGCGCTCTTGGTGTTAAGTATCACATCGCCGGCAAGGAAAACATGGATGTTGAGGTAAACGTTCCAGGAACATTCTCTGTTTACAACTCACTTACAGCAGTTGCTATCTGCAAGCAGTTTGATGTTGCAGAGGATAAAATCAAGGCAGCCCTCAAGGATGTTCACGTAAAGGGACGTATTGAGCTTGTGCCAGTTTCAAAGAAATTTACAGTCATGATTGACTATGCACATAATGCAATGGCTCTTGATAGCCTTCTTACAACTCTCAAGGCCTATGAGCCAGGCAGATTGGTTTGCCTCTTTGGATGCGGAGGAAACCGTGCAAAGAGCCGTCGTTATGAAATGGGAGAGGTAAGCTCAAAGCTTGCTGATCTTACAGTTGTTACATCAGACAACCCACGTAACGAGGAGCCAATGGATATTATCAATGATATTCTCATCGGCGTTAAGAAAGCTGATGGCGAATACGTAACAATCCCTGATCGTAAGGAAGCAATTCGTTATTGCCTTGTAAATGCAAAAGAAGGTGATATTGTGGTACTTGCAGGTAAGGGTCATGAGGATTACCAGGAAATAAAAGGTGTAAAGCACCACATGGATGAGCGTGAGCTTATCGAAGATATTATTAAGGAGGATGGACATGACATTATTTAA
- the dapA gene encoding 4-hydroxy-tetrahydrodipicolinate synthase, with the protein MTLFKGAGVALITPFNEDDTVNYDMLGTLIDRQIEGHTDAIIVCGTTGEPATMTEEEKLSVIDFTVKRVNHRIPVIAGAGANSTKLVIDFSKKLEKLGVDGLLIVTPFYNKATQQGLYEHYTAIAHEVSLPIIMYNVPSRTGCNIQPETAMKLGLENKNIVGIKEASGDISQITKLASLCRGCLDIYSGNDDQVIPILSLGGIGVISVLSNVAPQGTHDMVMEYLNGNEEKARRLQLDYLELVDALFCEVNPIPVKSTMNMLGFNVGSLRLPLTEMEEEHKVAMSKLLHRMPQEMLA; encoded by the coding sequence ATGACATTATTTAAGGGAGCAGGAGTAGCACTTATTACTCCATTTAACGAAGACGATACCGTAAATTATGACATGCTCGGAACTTTAATTGATAGACAGATTGAAGGCCATACAGATGCAATCATTGTATGCGGCACAACAGGCGAGCCAGCCACAATGACTGAGGAAGAAAAGCTTTCTGTTATAGATTTTACAGTAAAACGAGTTAACCACAGAATTCCTGTTATTGCAGGAGCAGGTGCCAATTCTACAAAGCTTGTTATTGATTTTTCAAAGAAGCTTGAAAAGCTTGGGGTAGATGGACTTCTTATTGTTACGCCTTTCTACAACAAAGCAACACAGCAGGGCTTGTACGAGCATTACACAGCAATCGCTCATGAAGTAAGCCTTCCAATTATCATGTACAATGTACCTAGTCGTACAGGATGCAACATCCAACCAGAAACAGCTATGAAGTTGGGCCTTGAGAATAAAAACATCGTAGGAATCAAGGAAGCAAGCGGAGATATCTCTCAGATTACCAAGCTTGCCAGCCTTTGCAGAGGATGCCTTGATATCTATTCAGGAAACGACGACCAGGTTATCCCAATTCTTTCCCTCGGAGGAATTGGTGTAATTTCAGTGCTTTCCAATGTTGCACCTCAGGGCACTCACGATATGGTTATGGAATATCTTAATGGCAACGAGGAAAAGGCCAGAAGATTACAGCTCGATTACCTTGAGTTAGTAGATGCATTGTTCTGTGAAGTGAATCCAATCCCTGTTAAATCCACAATGAATATGTTAGGATTTAATGTAGGAAGCCTTAGACTTCCACTTACGGAGATGGAGGAAGAGCACAAAGTGGCAATGAGTAAGCTTTTACACAGAATGCCACAGGAAATGCTAGCATAA
- a CDS encoding rhomboid family intramembrane serine protease, whose protein sequence is MGDTTDGLFMLLNGAMNPNKVLADGEWYRLLTATFMHFGIEHLMNNMLLLFLLGQIFERAVGPVRYLGIYLGSGLTGSFLSFFFMCLMGKNDIVAGASGGIFGIVGGMLIVILVHKGKYNGISTKRMLIMAGLTLYFGFAYAGTDNVGHLGGLTAGLVITFFTYGIPTLIKGSHVDFESEKNYTLKQDDINEE, encoded by the coding sequence ATGGGTGACACTACGGATGGTTTATTCATGCTGTTAAACGGTGCCATGAACCCAAACAAAGTACTTGCAGATGGGGAGTGGTATCGTCTTCTTACAGCTACATTCATGCATTTTGGAATTGAACATTTGATGAATAACATGCTGCTTTTATTTTTGCTTGGGCAGATTTTTGAACGAGCAGTGGGACCAGTGCGTTATTTAGGAATATATTTAGGGTCAGGACTTACTGGCTCTTTTTTGTCATTCTTTTTTATGTGTTTGATGGGAAAAAACGATATTGTGGCTGGAGCATCCGGTGGAATTTTTGGAATAGTTGGTGGAATGCTTATTGTTATTCTTGTACACAAAGGGAAATATAACGGAATAAGCACCAAAAGAATGCTGATTATGGCGGGACTTACTCTTTATTTCGGTTTCGCATATGCTGGAACAGATAATGTAGGTCATTTGGGAGGTCTTACTGCAGGCTTAGTCATAACATTCTTTACCTACGGAATTCCTACATTAATAAAGGGGTCACACGTTGATTTTGAGTCCGAAAAAAATTATACTTTAAAACAGGATGATATCAATGAGGAATGA
- a CDS encoding SCP-2 sterol transfer family protein: MKVNIYYGGRGLLEDPTLYVINKMEQVLTELQVEVRLYNIYEQKNAISMLPQTLKDADGIILATTVEWLGIGGYMNQFLDACWLYADKSALATTYMQPVVMSTTYGEREAMVTLENAWEILGGLPCSGFCGYVEDLKEFRENAEYAHIIEKKVETLYRTISQHTKGLPTSNQAVTRSILRTAQLELSPQESEQLSKFVSDDEYVQTQKADIADLTSMFRDMMGQKQEDSANEYINDFKVHFRGNPEFYAKYLFMVEGKSQPLFMNVMGEQLECHYGKEDNIDVYMKLSGSIMDNIVAGRETFQRAFSVGDMTAKGNFRTLRMLDEIFNFS, encoded by the coding sequence ATGAAAGTTAATATCTATTACGGCGGAAGAGGCCTTTTGGAGGACCCAACTTTATATGTAATTAACAAAATGGAGCAGGTTTTGACAGAGCTCCAGGTTGAGGTTCGCCTTTACAATATTTACGAACAAAAAAATGCGATTTCAATGCTTCCACAGACACTTAAGGATGCAGATGGAATTATTCTTGCAACCACAGTGGAATGGCTTGGAATCGGCGGATATATGAATCAGTTCTTGGATGCATGTTGGCTGTATGCTGATAAATCAGCTCTTGCCACCACATACATGCAGCCTGTTGTAATGTCTACAACCTATGGCGAGCGTGAGGCTATGGTTACCCTTGAAAATGCTTGGGAGATTCTTGGTGGCTTGCCATGTTCTGGCTTCTGCGGATACGTAGAGGATCTTAAAGAATTCAGAGAAAATGCGGAATATGCTCACATTATCGAAAAGAAAGTAGAGACACTTTACCGCACAATTTCACAGCATACAAAGGGATTGCCAACCAGCAATCAGGCTGTCACACGAAGCATCCTCAGGACTGCTCAGCTTGAGCTTTCACCACAGGAATCAGAGCAGCTTTCAAAGTTTGTATCTGACGATGAGTATGTTCAGACACAGAAGGCAGACATCGCCGATCTTACGAGCATGTTCAGAGATATGATGGGGCAGAAGCAGGAAGACAGCGCTAATGAATACATAAACGATTTCAAGGTTCACTTTAGAGGAAACCCAGAATTCTATGCAAAATATCTATTTATGGTCGAGGGGAAGAGCCAGCCATTATTTATGAATGTAATGGGTGAGCAGCTTGAATGCCACTACGGCAAAGAAGACAATATTGATGTTTACATGAAGCTTTCCGGCTCAATCATGGACAACATCGTAGCAGGCCGTGAAACATTCCAGCGTGCATTTTCAGTGGGAGATATGACAGCAAAGGGCAATTTCAGAACCCTTCGCATGCTTGATGAAATATTCAATTTTAGCTAG